GCCCTGAGCATACCACTGCTCATCCACCTCTTCAATTTACGAAGACCAAAAACCGTTTTCTTTTCTAACACGCGCTTTTTAAAGCAATTAGAAGAAGAACGAAAATCGGTTAAACGTCTACGATATTGGTTAATACTGCTTATGCGGGGATTAGCATTGGCCGCCCTGGTAAGTGCATTTACCCTTCCCTATTTTAATAGCACGGAAAATACCGGTGAGCAAAAAAAGCAGTATCTGCACCTTTATGTAGATAATTCCCTGAGCATGAAAAGGGATGGCAGCCAGGGCCCGCTTTTAAATCAAGCGCGACTTTTTGCCTCGCAATTCTTAGGTTCCTTAGGTGAAGACATCGAGGTTCAGGTTCTCAGCAATGATTTTGACAGCAAGTATCAACGCTATTATCCAGCTTCTGAAGCCAAAGATTTAGCCGAGCAATTGGATTACAGTTCCGAGTTTCGCAGTCTGGAAGAAGTTCTCAATCGCATTCGGAACCTCAGCTCCCAAAACCCTGAAGCAAATCATCAGATTCTCTTCTTAAGTGATTTCCAAGCCGGAATACTAAATTCCGAAGCTCTGGAAAGTACCGATAATGAAGAAATTAAATTATTGGCCTTAAGCAGCGATGTGGGCACTAATAATGCTGCAATTGATTCCCTGGCCTTTAAAGCACCGGTATTTGTACCGGGCTTGGTACAGGATATGGAAGTTTTCCTGCATAACTATTCTCAAGAGGAGCTCAGTGGGGTGAGCCTAGAATTTTGGTTAAATGACACCTTGCAAAATGCGCGCGTGGTTGACCTAATTGCCCAAGAAAGTACCGCCTTCCCCATTAGCTTTATTCCACAAAAAGCAGGTGCCTATCGCGGTCGAATTAGTATTTCTAAGGGCGAACCTAATTTTGATAATCAATTCTATTTCAGCTTTCAAACCCTGGCTAAGCAAAAGGTTTATTATCTCTCAGAACAAGAGGAAACCGCACTACCATTAAACATCTTTCGCGACCCTTATTTTGAATTTAAAAAGAGTAGTAGCCAGGATTTGGATTACGATTATTTAGCAGAATCCCGACTGATCATTATGGCAGGTAATCAAGCCATCAGCGAAAGCTTGAAGCAAAGACTGGAAGAACATTTACAGAAAGGCAAGAATATTTGGTTTTTCCCTGGCTCAGATGCCCAGATGTATCAACAGCAATTGCAAAGTATAGGTATTAAGCTTGAAGGAAAATGGATTGTAGATAGCCTGATGGCCCAGGAGCTCAATCAAGTGGATCCCTACCTGGAAAACACCTTCGTTGAAAATCGAAAAGCCCCCCTTCTTCCCTATTCAAAATCGCATCTTCAAAGTTTGGACCGGAGTTCCATCAACCTTTTGAGTTTTGGCAAGAATCGACCATTAATCGCCCGCAAGCCTTTGGCCAATGGACAGGTGTTTTATGCCTTAAGCAGCATTGATCCAGATCAAAGCAATTTAGCTTCACACCCTATATTAATTCCGCTTTTAGCCAATGCTTCTTTTTACGCCGGTGGCAAGGCAAAGTCTTATGTACAGGCTGGAAATGCTAAGGATTATCAAATTGTGGAAGCTCCACAAATGGAAGAAGCTTTAAAGATTACGGTTCAAGGTGGGGAGCTTATTCCCTACCAGCGCTATCTAAATGATCATTATGAATTGCGTTTGGGCGCTCAGAAATTGGAAGCCGGAAATTATCCGGTTCAAAGAAAAGAGCAAAACATCGCCTACTTCTCTGTTAATCTAGATCCGCGGGAAAGCTTATTGCAAGGATCCGAGCTCAAGCTAAATGAACTTTTCAAGCCTGAAGCGCAAATCATTGACCCTTCTTCCAATCAAGAACAAGCCCAGCTCAAAGCCAGCATCCTAATGGAAAATACGGCCCTGTGGCCCTGGTTCGTGATGCTCACCTTATTATTTCTATTCCTCGAAATGTTATTCTTAAAGTCCGGCCGAAGATGAACCAAGCCACCTACCTCCTTAAAAATGTAAGGATCCTCGATCCTTCTTCACCCCACCATCAGGAAGTACTAGATGTACTTTTAAAAGAGGGGAAAATTGCCGCCCTGGGAAACAATCTTCAAGCAGAAGGGGCCCAATTAATCGAAGGAAAGAATTTGCACTTAAGTCCGGGTTGGGTAGAGCTAAGAGCCAACTTTAATGATCCGGGTCATGAAGATCGGGAAACCCTAAAAAGTGGAGCCGCTGCTGCCCAATGGGGAGGATTTACCGCGGTAGCTTTATCTCCGCAAACCGATCCGGTAGTTGACACTAAATCGGCCGTAGAATACCTACGCTCCCATTCCCGAAAAAGTCCGGTAGAGTTTTTACCCATTGCGGCCTTCAGTAAGGGTCTTAAAGGGGAAGAACTAAGCGAAATGTACGATATGCGCGAGGCCGGCGCCCTGGCTTTTAGTCATGGAACCAAAGCGGTAAGCAATGCCGCCTTAATGCGTCTGGCCCTACTCTACCATCGCGAGTTGCCTGGAGCTTTGCAAGTATTATCATACGATACGGCCATGACGGCAGGCGGACAAATGCATGAAGGAAGCAAAAGCACTTGGTTAGGCTTAAAAGGCATTCCTGAATTAGCGGAAAGTCTTACTATGGCGCGTGATATCTCACTGGCAGAATATACCGAAAGCGCGATTCACTTTCAAGGAGTAAGTAGCAAAATAGGCGTAGATTTAATTCGTCAGGCCCAAGCCAAAGGACTCAAAGTTAGTGGCGATGTAAACCTCTTCAATCTGGTTTGGACTGATGAGGCTTTGGATCAATACGATAGTAATCTTAAGTTATACCCACCGCTTCGTTCGGAGGATGATCGCCAAACCTTAATTGCCGCTTTAAAAGATGGTACCCTTAAAGGCATTGCTAGTGATCACCGTCCTCGCACCATCGAAGAAAAACGCTGCGAATTTGACTTGGCCCAGTTTGGTGCCGCCAGTTTAGAAGCCAGTTTTGCCCTTCTTAACACAGAGTTGGGAAGCGAATTGGGCTTGGAAAAAATAGTACAGTGCCTGAGTCACGAAAACCGTGAAATCATCAATTACCACATTGATAGTAGTATTGCGGAAGGCGGCACCATGGACCTTACGCTATTCGATCCGGAAATGGAATGGAACTGGAAAGACCATCGCAAAAAAAGCAAAGCAGCAAACTATCCATTTACAGATTATACCTTTAAAGGCAAGGCCCTGGCTACCTATCAAAAGGGCCAGTGGCATAGTATTTCAGAATGATCATCGGATACGAAGCAAAGCGCATTTACCACAACCATAGTGGCCTGGGAAACTATGGCCGCAACTTAATTCGTGCCCTCGCTGCAGATTATCCCGATTCTGAATTTCGCCTTTACAATCCCTGGCCAGGCAGTGTAAGCTTTCCAGCGCCCAGCAATGTTGTTGAACAATTACCGGCTTTAAAATCGAAGCTTTACGCTCAACTTTGGCGCCGACGATTTATCAGCAAACAAGCCCAAAGAGAAGGCGTAGAAATTTTTCATGGCCTTTCGGCTGAATTGCCCCAAGGATTATCCCGACTGGGCATAAAATCCATCGTGAGTATTCATGATCTGATTTTCCTACGCTACCCCGAATTATACAAGGCCATCGATCGTAAGATCTATAAGCGTAAGGCCCTCGCGGCTTGCCAAAGAGCCGATTTGGTGGTAGCCATTAGTCATCAAACTCGAGAAGACCTCATCAAACTTTTGGGCATAAGCCCGAGTAAGATTAAAGTAATTGGTCAAGGTTGTGCGCCTGAATTTTGGGAAGATCATCAAGACTTAGGAGAGGCCCTCATTAAAAGAGAGACCTTACCCGAACGCTTTGGTTTGTTTGTTGGAACTTTAGAACCGCGTAAAAATCCGGTTGCCTTGGCGCAAGCTTGCTTGGCAGAGAATATACCCTTGGTGCTGGTGGGCCGTCCTAAAAAATATTGGGCCGATTTTTACAATAGCCTTTCGGCAGAAGAAAAGAAACTCATTCGCCCTATTAAAGTGGGGCCTAATGCCGAATTAGCGGGGCTCTATCAAAAGGCCACCTTTATGGCCTATCCCTCCAATTTTGAAGGATTTGGTATTCCCTTGGTCGAGGCAATGGCCTGTAATACGGCCTTAATAAGCAGTGCCAATTCTGCCCTAAAAGAAGTGGCCGGCCCCGGAACCTTATTGGTAAAAGAAAATTCTCCTGAACAATTAGGGGCAGCCATTCGCAAATTCTGGGAGGACGAAAACCTTCGTCAAAAATCCATTAAGCAGAACCGTAATTTTGTAGCCCAGTTTAAAGATCAGGTAATTGCCCGTCAATGGATGGACACTTACCGCGAACTTGCAGGACATGATTAAAATTTCGGCGGTCATTATCACCTACAACGAGGAAAAGAATATTGCTCGCTGTCTGGCTTCTTTGCAAAAGGTAGCTGATGATATTGTTGTAGTAGACTCCTTTAGTTCGGATCGCACCGAAGAATTGGTTAAAGCCGCTGGTGCTCGCTTTGTACCTCATGCTTTTGAAGGGCATATTCAACAAAAGAATTGGGCCATTTCCCAAGCTAAATATCCTCATGTTCTTTCGCTGGATGCAGATGAAGCCCTGGACGAAGAACTGGAAGCGGCTATTTTGACCATCAAAGAAAACTGGAAGGCCGACGGCTATCGTTTAAATCGCCTGACCAATTATTGCGGTAAATGGATTCGTCACGGGCTTTGGTATCCCGATCGGAAACTAAGACTCTGGGACAGCCGCAAAGGCGCTTGGGGTGGGCAAAATCCACATGATACCTTTATCATGGAAAAGGGATCTACAATTCAGGATTTACCCGGACATTTACTTCATTACAGCATTTACAGCTTTGAAGAGCATATTGCCCAAATTCGAAAGTTCACGGATATATCCTCCAAAGCTGCTTTTGATAATGGCAAACGCTCCAGCTACTTCAAATTGCTCTTCTCCCCTTTCTTGAAATTCATTCGAGCATATGTTTTCCGTCTAGGTTTTTTAGATGGTAAGGAAGGCTGGATGATCGCACGCTGGAGTGCTCATGCCACCTATCTTAAGTATCGGAAGCTCATGAAATTGCAGAAGTCCTGATGCAGGTTCCCATATTACATATATCAACCGCAAGGTCATGGCGCGGAGGCGAACAACAAATAGCCTACCTCTGCCTCGAACTGCAAAAATTGGGTATTGAACAGCATATTGCTTGCATTGCCAATGCTCCTCTACACCAATGGGCGCTGGAGAATAAATTCCCGGTGCTTGCCTTGGCCAAAGCCAGTTCTGTAGACTTGCGATTTTCCGCAGGCTTAAGTCGCTATCACAAGCTAAACCAAATAGGACTGTGGCATGCCCATGATGCCCATGCCCATGGTTTTGCGGTTTATGCCCAGCAATTTTTCTCTGCCTCTTGTCCTTTGCTGGTATCTCGCCGGGTAGATTTCCCGGTGGCCCGATCGCGGATGAGCGCCTTTAAATACAATCATCCTTCGGTTTCTCGCTACCTCTGTGTAAGTGAGGCTATTGCAGATATACTCAAAAAGAGCCTTAAGGATCCCAATCGCATATTCACTGTACACAGCGCCATTGAACCCTCTCGCTTTGAAGGCGTAAAAAAAGGAAAGCTTCGGGCCGAATTCCCGCAATTCGCTCAACAAAAATGGATAGGCAATGTGGCCGCTTTA
The Croceimicrobium hydrocarbonivorans genome window above contains:
- a CDS encoding glycosyltransferase family 2 protein, encoding MIKISAVIITYNEEKNIARCLASLQKVADDIVVVDSFSSDRTEELVKAAGARFVPHAFEGHIQQKNWAISQAKYPHVLSLDADEALDEELEAAILTIKENWKADGYRLNRLTNYCGKWIRHGLWYPDRKLRLWDSRKGAWGGQNPHDTFIMEKGSTIQDLPGHLLHYSIYSFEEHIAQIRKFTDISSKAAFDNGKRSSYFKLLFSPFLKFIRAYVFRLGFLDGKEGWMIARWSAHATYLKYRKLMKLQKS
- a CDS encoding glycosyltransferase family 4 protein, coding for MQVPILHISTARSWRGGEQQIAYLCLELQKLGIEQHIACIANAPLHQWALENKFPVLALAKASSVDLRFSAGLSRYHKLNQIGLWHAHDAHAHGFAVYAQQFFSASCPLLVSRRVDFPVARSRMSAFKYNHPSVSRYLCVSEAIADILKKSLKDPNRIFTVHSAIEPSRFEGVKKGKLRAEFPQFAQQKWIGNVAALTGHKDLFTFMDTAKILLTERKDLHFFLAGTGELETELKAYQQKLGLEKQLTFLGFREDVPEILADLDCFLFSSEMEGLGTSVLDAFASGTPVVATNAGGIPEMVKDQKSGILCKVKDATALAQGVLQVLNDSTLASKLTKRATEILQDFTPSKMAAKTLKHYQEVSVS
- a CDS encoding dihydroorotase, translating into MNQATYLLKNVRILDPSSPHHQEVLDVLLKEGKIAALGNNLQAEGAQLIEGKNLHLSPGWVELRANFNDPGHEDRETLKSGAAAAQWGGFTAVALSPQTDPVVDTKSAVEYLRSHSRKSPVEFLPIAAFSKGLKGEELSEMYDMREAGALAFSHGTKAVSNAALMRLALLYHRELPGALQVLSYDTAMTAGGQMHEGSKSTWLGLKGIPELAESLTMARDISLAEYTESAIHFQGVSSKIGVDLIRQAQAKGLKVSGDVNLFNLVWTDEALDQYDSNLKLYPPLRSEDDRQTLIAALKDGTLKGIASDHRPRTIEEKRCEFDLAQFGAASLEASFALLNTELGSELGLEKIVQCLSHENREIINYHIDSSIAEGGTMDLTLFDPEMEWNWKDHRKKSKAANYPFTDYTFKGKALATYQKGQWHSISE
- a CDS encoding vWA domain-containing protein, whose product is MNFGFPQFFWALFALSIPLLIHLFNLRRPKTVFFSNTRFLKQLEEERKSVKRLRYWLILLMRGLALAALVSAFTLPYFNSTENTGEQKKQYLHLYVDNSLSMKRDGSQGPLLNQARLFASQFLGSLGEDIEVQVLSNDFDSKYQRYYPASEAKDLAEQLDYSSEFRSLEEVLNRIRNLSSQNPEANHQILFLSDFQAGILNSEALESTDNEEIKLLALSSDVGTNNAAIDSLAFKAPVFVPGLVQDMEVFLHNYSQEELSGVSLEFWLNDTLQNARVVDLIAQESTAFPISFIPQKAGAYRGRISISKGEPNFDNQFYFSFQTLAKQKVYYLSEQEETALPLNIFRDPYFEFKKSSSQDLDYDYLAESRLIIMAGNQAISESLKQRLEEHLQKGKNIWFFPGSDAQMYQQQLQSIGIKLEGKWIVDSLMAQELNQVDPYLENTFVENRKAPLLPYSKSHLQSLDRSSINLLSFGKNRPLIARKPLANGQVFYALSSIDPDQSNLASHPILIPLLANASFYAGGKAKSYVQAGNAKDYQIVEAPQMEEALKITVQGGELIPYQRYLNDHYELRLGAQKLEAGNYPVQRKEQNIAYFSVNLDPRESLLQGSELKLNELFKPEAQIIDPSSNQEQAQLKASILMENTALWPWFVMLTLLFLFLEMLFLKSGRR
- a CDS encoding glycosyltransferase family 4 protein translates to MIIGYEAKRIYHNHSGLGNYGRNLIRALAADYPDSEFRLYNPWPGSVSFPAPSNVVEQLPALKSKLYAQLWRRRFISKQAQREGVEIFHGLSAELPQGLSRLGIKSIVSIHDLIFLRYPELYKAIDRKIYKRKALAACQRADLVVAISHQTREDLIKLLGISPSKIKVIGQGCAPEFWEDHQDLGEALIKRETLPERFGLFVGTLEPRKNPVALAQACLAENIPLVLVGRPKKYWADFYNSLSAEEKKLIRPIKVGPNAELAGLYQKATFMAYPSNFEGFGIPLVEAMACNTALISSANSALKEVAGPGTLLVKENSPEQLGAAIRKFWEDENLRQKSIKQNRNFVAQFKDQVIARQWMDTYRELAGHD